The Pseudomonadota bacterium genome includes a window with the following:
- the polA gene encoding DNA polymerase I, translating to MAAKKDNKTGTLYLIDGSSYLYRAFHALPPLTSADGRPTGAVYGVVNMLNKFLQETEPTHIAVLFDARGKTFRDELYAEYKAQRPSMPDDLKVQIEPLHATVKALGLPIVQVQGVEADDVIGTLCTQARAAGWKTVVSTIDKDMAQLVNDEVRLVNTMFDTQLDRDGVVAKFGVQPKQIVDYLALVGDTSDNIPGVPGVGQKSAAGLLGTFGDLDGIYANIENLAEAKVRGAKRIGEKLLEHREDAYLSRQLATIRCDVELEVSATTLARETADVSALRSLYTELEFGTLLRALPHDAPGAAHTQPAAAEGDAPSERTLQLIQDDAALQGLLDALSGQNRVAIDVHTLRPEHQSAEELVGFSIAWEGGAQVAYVPTGHRYPGVPEQLAADGVVAALRPLLEGSAPSLVTHDVKRLGHVLAHWDVTPSAIDSDLMLASYVVNSTTGRHTLDELGLKYGGLALDDYVSIAGKGAKQLGFDELEIERAAEWIAPRTGAMPALHDTLSAQLEATPALATLYRELELPLADVLRRMEARGVLVDAEQLAQQGKEIGAQLKTLEAQAFEEAGETFNLGSPKQLQEILFGKLGLPVSRKTPSGQPSTAEDVLEELSQDFALPRLILEHRALAKLKSTYIDSLPRVASAKDGRVHTTYHQAVAATGRLSSADPNMQNIPIRRREGRRVRRAFVPAPGWQLISADYSQIELRIMAHLSADESLVRAFAEDRDIHQATAAEVFGALTVDEVTGDQRRSAKAINFGLIYGMSPFGLARQLGIAQSAAREYVDRYFERYPGVRTFMDETRAQAREDGYVETVFGRRLYLPEINSRNYQRRQYAERSAINAPMQGTAADIIKRAMIAVESWLSDEFANDARLIMQVHDELVVEVTEDAVSAVSEGLKERMSGAAELAVPLKVEAGSGQNWEEAH from the coding sequence ATGGCAGCGAAGAAAGACAACAAGACCGGCACCCTCTACCTCATCGACGGGTCCTCCTACCTCTACCGCGCCTTCCATGCCCTGCCGCCCCTGACCAGCGCCGATGGCCGCCCCACCGGGGCCGTCTACGGCGTGGTCAACATGCTCAATAAGTTCCTGCAGGAGACCGAACCCACCCACATCGCCGTGCTGTTCGACGCGCGCGGCAAGACCTTCCGCGACGAGCTCTACGCGGAGTACAAGGCCCAGCGCCCCTCCATGCCCGACGACCTGAAAGTGCAGATCGAACCCCTGCACGCCACCGTCAAGGCCCTGGGGCTACCGATCGTGCAGGTGCAGGGGGTGGAAGCGGACGACGTCATCGGCACCCTGTGCACCCAGGCGCGGGCTGCCGGCTGGAAGACCGTGGTGTCCACCATCGACAAAGACATGGCCCAACTGGTCAACGACGAGGTCCGGTTGGTGAACACCATGTTCGACACCCAGCTCGACCGCGACGGGGTGGTGGCGAAGTTCGGCGTGCAACCAAAGCAGATCGTCGACTACCTCGCCCTCGTCGGCGACACCTCGGACAACATCCCCGGCGTGCCCGGCGTAGGCCAGAAGTCCGCCGCCGGCCTCCTCGGCACCTTCGGCGACCTCGACGGCATCTACGCCAACATCGAGAACCTCGCCGAGGCCAAGGTGCGCGGCGCGAAACGCATCGGCGAGAAGCTCCTCGAGCACCGCGAGGATGCCTATCTATCCCGTCAGCTGGCGACGATCCGCTGCGACGTCGAGCTGGAGGTCAGCGCCACCACCCTAGCCCGCGAGACCGCCGATGTGAGCGCCCTGCGCTCGCTCTACACGGAACTCGAGTTCGGCACGCTGCTGCGAGCACTGCCCCACGACGCACCAGGCGCGGCGCACACGCAACCCGCTGCGGCCGAGGGTGACGCCCCCAGCGAACGCACCCTCCAGCTGATCCAGGACGACGCCGCACTCCAAGGCCTGCTCGACGCACTCAGCGGGCAAAACCGCGTCGCCATCGACGTGCACACGCTGCGCCCCGAGCACCAGAGCGCCGAGGAGCTGGTCGGCTTCTCCATCGCCTGGGAAGGAGGTGCTCAGGTGGCCTACGTGCCGACTGGGCATCGCTACCCCGGCGTCCCCGAGCAACTCGCCGCTGACGGCGTGGTAGCAGCCTTACGCCCGCTCCTCGAGGGGAGCGCACCCTCCCTCGTCACCCACGATGTGAAGCGCTTGGGCCATGTGCTCGCCCACTGGGACGTCACACCTAGCGCGATCGATAGCGACCTCATGCTTGCCTCCTACGTGGTGAACAGCACCACCGGGCGCCACACGCTCGATGAGCTGGGCCTCAAGTACGGTGGCCTGGCCCTGGACGACTACGTGTCGATCGCCGGCAAGGGGGCGAAGCAACTCGGCTTCGACGAGCTCGAGATCGAACGCGCCGCCGAGTGGATCGCGCCGCGCACGGGCGCCATGCCGGCCCTGCACGACACGCTCAGCGCGCAGCTCGAGGCGACGCCCGCCCTGGCCACCCTCTATCGCGAACTCGAACTGCCCTTGGCGGACGTGCTCCGACGCATGGAAGCGCGAGGCGTGCTGGTGGACGCGGAGCAGCTGGCCCAGCAGGGCAAGGAGATCGGCGCCCAGCTGAAGACCTTGGAGGCCCAGGCCTTCGAGGAAGCCGGCGAGACCTTCAACCTCGGTTCTCCCAAGCAACTGCAGGAGATCCTCTTCGGCAAGCTGGGCCTGCCCGTGAGCCGCAAGACGCCGAGCGGCCAACCCTCCACGGCGGAGGATGTGCTGGAGGAGCTATCGCAGGACTTCGCCCTGCCGCGCCTGATCCTCGAGCACCGGGCGCTGGCCAAGCTCAAGTCCACCTACATCGATAGCCTGCCGCGGGTCGCCTCGGCCAAGGACGGGCGTGTCCACACCACCTACCACCAGGCCGTGGCCGCCACGGGGCGCCTCTCCTCGGCCGACCCGAACATGCAGAACATCCCCATCCGGCGGCGAGAGGGGCGGCGCGTGCGGCGCGCGTTCGTGCCCGCGCCCGGCTGGCAGCTGATCTCCGCGGACTACAGTCAGATCGAGCTGCGCATCATGGCCCATTTGTCCGCCGACGAGAGCCTTGTGCGCGCCTTCGCCGAGGACCGCGACATCCACCAGGCCACGGCCGCCGAGGTTTTCGGTGCGCTCACCGTGGACGAGGTGACTGGCGATCAGCGCCGTTCGGCGAAGGCGATCAACTTCGGTCTCATCTACGGCATGTCGCCCTTCGGCCTGGCCCGCCAGCTCGGCATCGCCCAGTCCGCCGCCCGCGAGTACGTCGATCGCTACTTCGAGCGCTATCCGGGCGTGCGCACGTTCATGGACGAGACGAGAGCACAGGCCCGCGAGGACGGCTACGTGGAGACCGTGTTCGGCCGACGCCTGTATCTACCGGAGATCAATTCGCGTAACTATCAGCGCCGTCAGTACGCCGAGCGCAGCGCCATCAACGCGCCCATGCAGGGCACGGCCGCAGACATCATCAAGCGGGCCATGATCGCCGTGGAAAGCTGGTTGAGCGACGAGTTCGCCAACGACGCGCGCCTGATCATGCAGGTTCACGACGAACTGGTAGTGGAAGTCACCGAAGACGCGGTGAGCGCTGTGAGCGAGGGCCTCAAGGAAAGAATGAGCGGCGCCGCCGAGTTGGCGGTACCGCTGAAAGTCGAGGCGGGTAGCGGGCAGAACTGGGAAGAGGCCCACTGA
- a CDS encoding c-type cytochrome — MHIAAKHWALALVTASALLMGGAHAAGSADAGKAKSATCAACHGADGNSLNPEWPALAGQHAAYIITQLEWFRSGQRKNVLMSSQAVNLSDEDIKDLAAYFSSQPLKVPGAVEGTVEKGEKLYRGGNATTGLTACMGCHGPNGRGNPGALMPAVGGQHAAYTASALKNYRSGEREHPIMGAIAQRLTDAEIDALAGYLQGLH, encoded by the coding sequence ATGCATATTGCAGCAAAGCACTGGGCTCTCGCCCTGGTCACCGCCTCTGCCCTGCTGATGGGCGGAGCCCACGCCGCCGGTTCGGCAGACGCCGGTAAGGCAAAATCTGCCACCTGTGCTGCCTGCCACGGCGCCGACGGCAACAGCCTGAACCCCGAATGGCCCGCCCTCGCCGGCCAGCACGCCGCGTACATCATTACGCAGCTCGAGTGGTTCCGCTCCGGTCAGCGCAAGAACGTGCTCATGTCCTCCCAGGCAGTCAATCTGTCGGATGAGGACATCAAGGACCTGGCCGCGTACTTCTCCAGCCAGCCGCTGAAGGTGCCCGGCGCCGTCGAAGGCACCGTGGAGAAGGGTGAGAAGCTCTACCGCGGCGGCAACGCCACCACTGGCCTCACGGCCTGCATGGGCTGCCATGGCCCGAACGGCCGCGGCAACCCCGGCGCCCTGATGCCCGCGGTCGGCGGCCAGCACGCCGCTTACACGGCCAGCGCGCTGAAGAACTATCGCTCCGGCGAGCGCGAGCACCCGATCATGGGCGCCATCGCCCAGCGCCTGACGGACGCCGAGATCGATGCCCTGGCCGGCTACCTGCAGGGCCTTCACTGA
- a CDS encoding lipoprotein, whose protein sequence is MGLLLPRLGLVLLLAVAVSACGQRGALYLPGTPDPAEQPATPAEDEERDEEAGS, encoded by the coding sequence ATGGGCCTCCTGCTGCCCCGCCTGGGCCTCGTCCTCTTGCTCGCGGTGGCGGTCAGCGCCTGTGGCCAGCGTGGCGCCCTGTATCTGCCCGGCACGCCCGATCCGGCGGAGCAGCCGGCGACGCCGGCGGAGGACGAGGAGCGTGACGAGGAGGCCGGCAGCTGA
- the lysA gene encoding diaminopimelate decarboxylase, whose product MASLVDDAFVSRDGTLHCERVSLATIADHYGTPCWVYSKRMVLDAWAAYDRAFADHPHLICYAVKANGNIALLQQLADAGAGFDIVSIGELARVLAAGADPSRVVYSGVCKTPDDLATALARGIRCFNVESAAELDTLAELAEQAGVQARVALRVNPNISVDTHPYIATGLSDHKFGIPIGEAPALYRRAGDLTSLQISGIACHIGSQIRQLDAFASAASALVALADELETKHDIIIDHLDLGGGLGLDGDDDQRSPGVDAYVKCLVETVNRGRRPREIVIEPGRSIVAEAGVLLTRVHYVKRNGERTFALTDAGMNEFLRPALYGAEVPIVPVEEKTAHSELTRCDVVGPVCESADFIGRDRSLPLAPKMLLAVGEAGAYGASMSSHYNARPLAAEVLIDGADVHLVRERESLEGLMRGEHLAPGTPGSVDAASGG is encoded by the coding sequence ATGGCGTCCCTGGTCGACGACGCCTTTGTCTCGCGCGACGGCACCCTGCACTGTGAGCGGGTGAGCCTCGCGACGATCGCCGATCACTACGGCACCCCGTGCTGGGTCTACTCCAAGCGCATGGTGCTCGACGCCTGGGCCGCCTACGACCGCGCCTTCGCCGACCACCCCCACCTGATCTGCTACGCGGTGAAGGCGAACGGCAACATCGCCCTGCTGCAGCAGCTGGCGGACGCCGGCGCTGGCTTCGATATCGTCTCGATCGGCGAGCTGGCGCGCGTGCTCGCCGCGGGTGCAGACCCTTCGCGGGTGGTCTACTCCGGCGTCTGCAAGACACCGGACGACCTCGCCACGGCCCTCGCCCGCGGCATCAGGTGCTTCAACGTGGAGTCCGCGGCGGAGCTAGACACGCTCGCTGAACTCGCGGAGCAGGCCGGCGTGCAAGCGCGCGTGGCGCTGCGCGTGAACCCCAATATCAGCGTCGATACGCACCCCTACATCGCCACCGGGCTCAGCGACCACAAGTTCGGCATCCCGATCGGCGAGGCGCCCGCCCTCTACCGGCGCGCTGGCGACCTCACCTCCCTGCAGATAAGCGGTATCGCCTGCCACATCGGCTCGCAGATCCGCCAGCTCGACGCGTTCGCGAGCGCGGCGTCGGCCCTGGTGGCGCTCGCCGACGAACTCGAGACGAAGCACGACATCATCATCGACCACCTCGATCTGGGCGGCGGCCTCGGCCTGGACGGCGACGACGATCAACGCAGCCCGGGCGTCGATGCCTATGTGAAGTGTTTGGTGGAGACGGTCAATCGGGGCCGTCGACCGCGCGAGATCGTGATCGAGCCGGGGCGCTCCATCGTCGCCGAGGCCGGGGTGCTGCTGACCCGCGTGCACTACGTGAAGCGCAACGGCGAACGGACCTTCGCCCTCACGGACGCCGGCATGAACGAGTTTCTTCGGCCCGCCCTGTACGGCGCCGAGGTCCCCATCGTGCCCGTTGAGGAGAAGACCGCCCACAGCGAGCTCACGCGCTGCGACGTGGTGGGCCCGGTCTGCGAGAGCGCCGACTTCATCGGCCGCGACCGCAGCCTGCCGCTGGCCCCGAAGATGCTGCTCGCCGTCGGCGAGGCCGGCGCCTACGGCGCGAGCATGAGTTCGCACTACAACGCCCGCCCCCTGGCCGCCGAGGTGCTGATCGACGGGGCGGATGTGCATCTGGTGCGTGAGCGCGAGTCGCTCGAAGGATTAATGCGCGGTGAACACCTCGCGCCGGGCACCCCCGGCAGCGTGGATGCCGCCAGCGGAGGTTAG
- the yihA gene encoding ribosome biogenesis GTP-binding protein YihA/YsxC — translation MNATGSPSLPLANFLTSAADVRGFPHDSGREVVFAGRSNCGKSTAINAITNRRGLARTSKTPGRTQLINFFDLQDLGRLADLPGYGFAQVPPKVKAQWAQLMEAYFAERRSLVGMMLIMDARRPLGPFDRQMLAFAQAHEPEIHVLLSKADKLNRNESTRTLAAVRRELGDGVGVQLFSGLRRVGVDEARQVTRRWLEGDSAAAPDSIRAGEST, via the coding sequence ATGAACGCGACCGGGAGCCCATCCCTGCCACTCGCAAACTTTCTTACGAGCGCGGCCGACGTTCGGGGATTTCCCCACGATTCTGGTCGTGAAGTCGTATTCGCGGGACGCTCCAATTGCGGCAAGTCGACCGCGATCAACGCCATCACCAACCGCCGAGGCCTGGCCCGCACCAGCAAGACGCCAGGGCGCACCCAGCTCATCAATTTCTTCGACCTCCAGGACCTCGGCCGCCTGGCAGACCTGCCGGGCTACGGCTTCGCCCAGGTGCCGCCGAAGGTGAAGGCGCAGTGGGCCCAGCTGATGGAGGCCTACTTCGCCGAGCGTCGCTCCCTCGTCGGCATGATGTTGATCATGGACGCCCGTCGCCCGCTCGGCCCCTTCGATCGGCAGATGCTGGCCTTCGCGCAAGCGCACGAGCCCGAGATACACGTGCTTCTCTCCAAGGCTGACAAGCTCAATCGCAACGAATCCACCCGCACCCTGGCGGCCGTACGGCGCGAATTGGGTGACGGCGTGGGGGTGCAACTGTTCTCAGGTCTGCGCCGGGTGGGCGTCGACGAAGCGCGTCAGGTCACCCGTCGGTGGCTGGAGGGGGATTCGGCCGCCGCACCTGATTCGATTCGGGCGGGAGAGTCGACTTGA